A genomic stretch from Acidobacteriota bacterium includes:
- a CDS encoding EVE domain-containing protein: MKPRRYWLVKSEPDAYSLDDLRKDGSTYWDGVRNYQARNFMRDDMQVGDGVLYYHSRTKPPAIVGLARVSKEA, from the coding sequence ATGAAACCGAGACGCTATTGGCTCGTCAAGAGCGAGCCTGACGCCTACAGCCTCGACGACCTGCGCAAGGACGGCTCCACCTATTGGGACGGTGTGCGCAACTACCAGGCGCGCAACTTCATGCGCGACGACATGCAGGTCGGAGACGGGGTCCTGTACTACCACTCCCGCACCAAGCCACCGGCTATCGTAGGGCTAGCCCGGGTCTCCAAGGAAGCC
- a CDS encoding YtoQ family protein — protein MDKTWNVYLAGEIHSDWREQIRQGVEEAGLPVRCTSPVTDHAASDDCGVAILGAEEKGFWKDHKGAGLNSIRTRTHLKDADVVVVRFGDKYKQWNAAFDAGFAAALGKPLIILHGPELTHALKEVDGAAEAVAQDPQQVVAILRYVIEGRLS, from the coding sequence ATGGACAAGACCTGGAACGTATACCTGGCCGGAGAGATTCATAGCGATTGGCGGGAGCAGATTCGCCAAGGGGTGGAGGAGGCCGGCCTGCCGGTGCGCTGCACCTCTCCGGTGACCGATCACGCCGCCAGTGACGATTGCGGTGTCGCCATCCTGGGAGCCGAGGAGAAGGGCTTCTGGAAGGATCACAAGGGGGCGGGGCTCAACTCCATCCGCACCCGGACCCACCTGAAGGACGCCGACGTGGTGGTGGTGCGCTTCGGGGACAAGTACAAGCAGTGGAACGCCGCCTTCGACGCAGGCTTCGCGGCGGCTCTGGGCAAACCGCTGATCATTCTCCACGGTCCGGAGCTGACCCACGCCCTGAAAGAGGTCGACGGCGCCGCCGAGGCGGTGGCGCAAGATCCCCAGCAGGTAGTGGCGATCCTGCGCTACGTCATCGAAGGACGGCTGAGCTGA
- a CDS encoding DMT family transporter, translating into MEPSVLAGQVACLTAAFCWAFSVGLFRRPVADYGARAVNLGKSCIATVLLGLTSLALGQWPELLRVPVPALLLVVASGVVGMSFGDTALFAAVQRLGVHRTLLLQTLAPVFTAILAYAFYGERLGPRQGLGALVILVGVVVVIDPRWRRRPVGSSAAPDAELAVAEVPEVTSAAVPAAFSGAGVVLAVLAALGQGSGVVLAKAGMEEMPVLLASFVRLTAAAAGLVIVLTLSRRLRSASKVLAPAGLRRLVGPAFLGTYVAILLMMLGIAWAPASLAAVLLATTPVFGLFVDSWMEGTPITLRGLVGTAVAVAGVAILSLPG; encoded by the coding sequence ATGGAGCCCTCGGTGCTCGCCGGCCAGGTCGCCTGCCTGACCGCTGCCTTCTGTTGGGCCTTTTCCGTCGGCCTGTTTCGCCGGCCCGTGGCGGATTACGGTGCCCGAGCGGTCAATCTCGGGAAGAGTTGCATCGCGACGGTGCTCCTGGGGCTCACCAGCCTGGCGCTGGGGCAGTGGCCGGAGTTGTTGCGGGTGCCGGTGCCGGCGCTGCTGCTGGTGGTGGCTTCGGGGGTGGTGGGGATGAGCTTCGGAGACACCGCTCTCTTCGCGGCGGTACAGCGCCTGGGGGTGCATCGCACGCTCCTGCTGCAGACTTTGGCGCCGGTGTTCACGGCGATTTTGGCCTACGCATTCTACGGCGAGCGGCTGGGCCCTCGGCAGGGGCTGGGAGCCTTGGTGATCCTGGTGGGGGTGGTGGTGGTCATCGATCCACGGTGGCGGAGGAGGCCCGTGGGTTCCTCCGCAGCACCGGATGCAGAGCTGGCGGTGGCTGAAGTACCGGAGGTCACGAGCGCAGCGGTACCGGCTGCTTTCTCCGGCGCCGGCGTGGTTCTGGCGGTGCTGGCGGCGCTGGGGCAGGGCTCGGGAGTGGTGCTGGCGAAGGCGGGAATGGAGGAGATGCCGGTGCTGCTGGCGAGCTTCGTACGCTTGACGGCGGCGGCGGCGGGCTTGGTGATCGTGCTGACCCTGAGCCGCCGCCTACGCTCTGCCTCGAAGGTGCTGGCGCCGGCGGGCCTCCGGCGCCTGGTAGGCCCCGCCTTCTTGGGAACCTACGTGGCCATCCTGCTGATGATGTTGGGCATCGCCTGGGCGCCAGCCTCCCTGGCGGCGGTGCTGTTGGCGACGACACCGGTCTTCGGTCTCTTCGTGGACTCGTGGATGGAGGGGACGCCCATCACGCTGCGGGGGCTGGTGGGCACGGCGGTGGCGGTGGCGGGGGTGGCGATCCTGAGCTTGCCCGGATAG
- a CDS encoding VWA domain-containing protein, whose product MRHRYRYLDPDLIRGLMAAQELQQVFNQLVLASGGDVEQAMEWMRYLQQEGYIDESVDLEEFFQSLQEQRLVGSDGEGGLALTTGGERRIRRSAFEEIFQGLDRGGPGYHPVRDAGGGIERLPETRGYRFGDELHHLDAARSLQNTLRRTSGRSLAMEEEDLEVYETEHLTSCATIVAIDISHSMILYGEDRITPAKKVALALTELITTKYPKDYLGVLLFGDRAEPVDLSDLPYVEAGPYHTNTAEALQLARGMLSRQRQPNKQIFLITDGKPSAITDGGRIYKNPFGLDMRIVNRTLEEADQCRRQKVVVTTFMIATDPMLTEFVEKMTQINRGRAYFASPTNLGEFILADYIKNRRRRVR is encoded by the coding sequence TTGCGCCACCGCTACCGCTACCTCGATCCGGACCTGATCCGCGGCCTGATGGCCGCCCAGGAGCTCCAGCAGGTATTCAACCAGCTGGTCCTCGCCTCCGGCGGCGACGTCGAGCAGGCCATGGAGTGGATGCGCTACCTCCAGCAGGAGGGCTACATCGACGAGAGCGTGGATCTGGAGGAGTTCTTCCAAAGCCTGCAGGAGCAACGGCTGGTGGGCAGCGACGGCGAAGGCGGCCTGGCGCTGACCACCGGCGGCGAGCGACGCATCCGCCGTAGCGCCTTCGAGGAAATCTTCCAGGGCCTCGACCGCGGCGGCCCCGGGTACCACCCGGTGCGCGACGCCGGCGGCGGCATCGAGCGCCTGCCGGAGACCCGCGGCTACCGCTTCGGCGACGAGCTCCACCACCTGGACGCCGCCCGCTCGCTGCAAAACACTCTACGGCGTACCAGCGGCCGCAGCCTGGCGATGGAAGAGGAGGATCTGGAGGTCTATGAGACCGAGCACCTCACCTCCTGCGCCACCATCGTGGCCATCGACATCAGCCACTCCATGATCCTCTACGGCGAGGACCGCATCACCCCGGCGAAGAAGGTGGCCCTGGCGCTGACGGAGCTGATCACCACGAAGTATCCGAAGGACTATCTCGGTGTCCTGCTTTTCGGTGACCGGGCTGAGCCGGTGGACCTGAGCGACCTCCCCTACGTGGAGGCCGGGCCCTACCACACCAACACCGCCGAGGCCCTACAGCTGGCCCGCGGCATGCTCTCCCGCCAGCGCCAGCCCAACAAGCAGATCTTCCTGATCACCGACGGCAAGCCCTCCGCCATCACCGACGGCGGCCGGATCTACAAGAATCCTTTCGGTCTGGACATGCGCATTGTCAACCGCACGCTGGAGGAGGCGGACCAGTGTCGCCGCCAGAAGGTGGTGGTGACGACCTTCATGATCGCCACGGATCCGATGCTCACGGAGTTCGTGGAGAAGATGACCCAAATCAACCGCGGCCGCGCTTACTTCGCTTCACCCACCAATCTGGGCGAGTTCATCCTCGCCGACTACATCAAAAACCGCCGCCGCCGGGTTCGATAG
- a CDS encoding magnesium chelatase: MTDPKQPSRPTTLGALKATGYRPRTVKQELRANLRQALSAGEPLFPGIVGYDRTVIPGVVNAVLAGHDFILLGLRGQAKTRILRALVQFLDEAIPVLEGSELNDDPLAPISTWGQRLVEEAGDAAPVAWLPREERYNEKLATPDVSIADLLGDIDPIKAATRKLTFADPEVIHFGIVARTNRGIFAINELPDLAPRIQVGLFNILEERDLQIRGFPVRIPLDLMMVFSANPEDYTNRGSIITPLKDRISSQILTHYPTDAETSAEITAAEAWTDRDVEGVEVSPEIRLLIEEITHAARESEMVDQASGVSARVAISALELLVSNLERRALITGESPVHARLCDLHMLLPAITGKVEMVYEGEQKGPEVVARQIIGEAVKKAFDARFPEVGREVGSGGEDDTGPYAGIVAWFADGNQVTLSDELPFDEYRRQLEQVPGLMELAATYGEEPHRQCLGAEIILDGLHQHLKLGRQDLDSQVSYKEMVKFQLLKPRRRGPGRGDVN; encoded by the coding sequence ATGACCGATCCCAAGCAGCCATCTCGCCCCACCACCCTCGGCGCTCTCAAGGCCACCGGCTACCGGCCGCGCACCGTCAAGCAGGAGCTGCGGGCCAACCTGCGCCAGGCCCTGAGCGCCGGAGAGCCCCTCTTCCCGGGCATCGTGGGTTACGACCGCACGGTAATCCCCGGGGTGGTCAACGCGGTGCTGGCGGGCCACGACTTCATCCTCCTGGGGCTTCGGGGACAGGCCAAGACCCGCATCCTCCGCGCCCTGGTGCAGTTCCTCGACGAAGCGATCCCGGTGCTCGAGGGCAGCGAGCTCAACGACGATCCCCTGGCCCCCATCTCCACCTGGGGTCAGCGGCTGGTGGAAGAGGCGGGGGACGCCGCTCCCGTGGCCTGGCTGCCCCGGGAGGAGCGCTACAACGAGAAGCTCGCCACCCCGGACGTCTCCATCGCCGATCTGCTGGGAGACATCGACCCCATCAAGGCCGCTACCCGCAAGCTCACCTTCGCCGATCCGGAGGTCATCCACTTCGGCATCGTCGCCCGCACCAACCGCGGAATCTTCGCCATTAACGAGCTGCCGGACCTGGCGCCGCGCATCCAGGTGGGCTTGTTCAACATCCTCGAGGAGCGGGATCTGCAGATCCGCGGCTTCCCGGTGCGCATCCCCCTGGATCTGATGATGGTCTTCTCCGCCAACCCCGAGGATTACACCAACCGCGGCAGCATCATCACCCCCTTGAAGGACCGCATTTCCTCTCAGATCCTCACCCACTACCCGACGGACGCCGAAACCTCCGCCGAGATCACCGCCGCCGAGGCCTGGACCGATCGCGACGTGGAAGGGGTGGAGGTCTCCCCGGAGATTCGCTTGCTGATCGAAGAGATCACCCATGCGGCCCGGGAGAGCGAGATGGTGGATCAGGCTTCCGGGGTCAGCGCCCGGGTCGCCATCTCCGCCCTCGAGCTCCTGGTCTCCAACCTCGAGCGCCGTGCCCTGATCACCGGCGAGTCCCCGGTCCACGCCCGCCTCTGCGATCTCCACATGCTGCTGCCGGCGATCACCGGCAAGGTGGAGATGGTCTATGAGGGCGAGCAGAAAGGCCCCGAGGTGGTGGCCCGGCAGATCATCGGCGAGGCGGTGAAGAAAGCCTTCGACGCCCGCTTCCCGGAAGTCGGCCGCGAGGTGGGCAGCGGCGGTGAGGACGACACCGGCCCCTACGCCGGCATCGTCGCCTGGTTCGCCGACGGCAACCAGGTCACTCTCTCCGACGAGCTCCCCTTCGACGAATACCGCCGCCAGCTGGAGCAGGTCCCCGGCCTGATGGAGCTCGCCGCCACCTACGGCGAGGAGCCCCACCGCCAATGCCTGGGCGCGGAGATCATCCTCGACGGCCTGCATCAGCATCTGAAGCTCGGCCGCCAGGATCTGGACAGCCAGGTCAGCTACAAGGAAATGGTCAAGTTCCAGCTGCTCAAACCGCGTCGCCGAGGCCCGGGCCGCGGCGACGTCAACTGA
- the trxB gene encoding thioredoxin-disulfide reductase produces the protein MTSTATQGSDSNHFRVTILGSGPAGLTAALYSARADLAPLVLEGNQPGGQLTITTDVENFPGFPEGILGPELMDRMREQARRFGAQVKFEAATVVDFDQRPFRITTDEGTYTTDSLIVATGASAKLLGLPSEQELMGYGVSACATCDGFFFRGKEVAIVGGGDSAMEEATYLTKFATKVTVVHRRDELRASKIMQQRALDNEKVEFLWNQTVTEVLGSREDGVHGLRLKNTVTGEESEFATQGLFIAIGHQPNTELFRGKLEMNDVGYIHVQTPSTRTNIAGVFACGDAMDPTYRQAVTAAGTGCAASIDAERWLETHD, from the coding sequence ATGACCTCCACCGCTACCCAAGGCAGCGACTCCAACCACTTTCGGGTGACCATCCTCGGCTCCGGCCCCGCCGGCCTCACCGCCGCGCTCTACTCCGCCCGCGCCGACCTGGCTCCCCTGGTGCTGGAGGGCAATCAGCCCGGCGGCCAGCTGACCATCACCACCGACGTGGAAAACTTCCCCGGCTTTCCCGAGGGCATCCTCGGCCCCGAGCTCATGGACCGCATGCGCGAGCAGGCCCGCCGCTTCGGTGCGCAGGTGAAATTCGAGGCCGCCACCGTCGTCGACTTCGACCAGCGCCCCTTCCGCATCACCACCGACGAGGGCACCTACACCACCGACAGTCTGATCGTCGCCACCGGTGCTTCCGCCAAGCTGCTGGGCCTGCCCTCGGAGCAGGAGCTCATGGGCTACGGCGTCTCCGCCTGCGCCACCTGCGACGGCTTCTTCTTCCGCGGCAAAGAAGTGGCCATCGTCGGCGGCGGCGATTCCGCCATGGAGGAGGCCACCTACCTGACCAAATTCGCCACCAAGGTGACCGTCGTCCACCGCCGGGACGAGCTGCGGGCGTCGAAGATCATGCAGCAGCGGGCGCTGGACAACGAGAAGGTGGAGTTCTTGTGGAATCAGACCGTCACCGAGGTTCTGGGCAGCCGCGAGGACGGCGTCCACGGACTGCGGCTGAAGAATACGGTCACCGGTGAGGAGAGCGAGTTCGCCACCCAGGGACTGTTCATCGCCATCGGCCACCAACCCAACACCGAATTATTCCGCGGCAAGCTGGAGATGAACGACGTCGGCTACATCCACGTCCAGACTCCTTCGACCCGCACCAATATCGCCGGCGTCTTTGCCTGCGGCGACGCCATGGACCCCACCTACCGACAAGCGGTAACCGCCGCCGGTACGGGCTGTGCGGCGTCCATCGACGCCGAACGCTGGCTGGAGACCCACGACTGA